Genomic DNA from Methanofollis sp. W23:
GGACGAGGAGATAGGTGAGGACCGAGAGTTGGGTGACGGCTGCACCCCCGATCAGCCCGGTCACCACCATCACGATGACCAGGAAGAGCGGGCCTGCGACAAAGACGGTGACATATGCCTCGCCGATGAGCTCAAGGCTCGAAAGAAATTTTTTCTGTTCAAAACCTGCTTCCTCCTGGTAGATCTTCACCCGGCCGGAGAGATAGGCCGAGAGGTTCCCGCCGCTCTCGATCACCGAGATGAAGTCGTCAAGAAACTCGCGGAGTTTCTCAGACGGAGTGGTGAGGCTGAGGCCCTGGAGGGCGGTGACGACGTCGGCTCCGAAATAGTCGGCGTCCCTCACCACCTGCCTGAACTCCAGGGCGCTCTCGCCATAGACTCCGGCATTTGCCGAGATCGACCTGAAGATCTCCATCAGCTCGGCCCCGCCCCGGCGCATTGCATAGAGATAGGAGACGGCATTGTGGAGGGAGAGGTCGATCTTTGCCGCCCTGTTCTTCATCTCGATCCGGGGGTACCTGAGGAGAAGGGTGTACGAAGCATAGCCTGCGGCCAGGCCGAGAAGAAGAGAGAGGAGAGGGCGGAGGAGGAGGGTGAACGCCCCGAACTCGGGGAGAGGGAGAGGGAGAGAGAGGGCGTCGCCGGTGGACGGGGGGAGGGCGACGAGCCCTGCCGCCAGGTAGGCGACGAGCGCCGCGAAGAGACCGGAAAAGATCGCGACCCCCAGGGCCCGCCCGACGTAGCGCTCGACGGTCATCCCGAGCCTGGCCGAGACAAGGGCCCGCCCGAGGTCCCCGTACTTCACCTCGTCGCGGCTGATCAGGCGGCGAACACATGCCCGATACTGCGTGGTCGCCCCCTGGCTCTTCATCTGAGCAGCCCCGAGAGGTTCCCGGCCTCAAGGTTCTCGAGCACCCCCTCGCGGCAGGTCGCAAAGGCGTCAAAGACCTGCGAGACCGCCCCGGAGTCGGTGATCCCCGCGGCCTCCATCGCCTCGAGCACCCTGACACGCACCCTGACCTCCTCGTCAAGGTGGTCGCGGGTCCAACCGCGGCTCTCCCTGATCCTGGCATAGACCAGCGACCGCCCGGTATAGTGCATCTGGTCGCGGACAGGATCGTACTCGAAGACCGTGTTCACCTGGAGGTTGCCGGTGCCAGGGTCGACCGCGGCGATCTCCACGATCTCCTGGCAGCGCCGCACCCGCTCGGTCCCCTGATGGATGAGTGCCTGGAGACTCGCGATGTCGAGGGCCTGGATGGTGCTTCTCGGGACCGAGAGGGGGGCGTTCTCAAGCCGGTGGATGGCGGCGTCGATCGAGCCCGCATGGAGCGTCGAGAAGGTGGTGTGCCCGGTGTTCATCGCCTGGAAGAGGGTCTGGGCCTCCCGGCCCCGCACCTCGCCGACCAGGAGATATTCGGGGCGCTGACGCATCGCCGCTTTCAGGAGGTCGAACATCGAGATCGCCTCTCCTCCGTCGCCTGAGAGTGTGTCCCTGGTCACCGAGGCCACCCAGTTCTCGTGATGGAGGGTGATCTCTCTTGTGTCCTCGATGGAGACGACTTTGGCACGCGGCGGGATGAAATGGGAGACGGCGTTGAGGGAGGAGGTCTTGCCTGACGCCGTCCCCCCGATGAAGAGGAGGCTCTTGTTGTGCTCGATCGCCAGCCAGAAATAGGCGAGTTCTTCGGCCGAAAAGGTGCCGAGCCTGAGGAGTTCGACTGGCGTGAAGGGTGCGGGCCTGAACTTCCGGATCGTAAACGAGGTGCCTCGTGTCGAGACGTCGCGCCCGAAGGTGAGCTGCAGCCTGGAGCCGTCAGGGAGAGTGGCGTCCACCACCGGCGAACCGATCGAGACGTGTTTGCCGGAACGCTGGGCGAGCGCAATGGCAAGAGAGTCGAGTTCATGTTCTGAAAAGAGAAGGTTGGTCCTGATGTTCCGATACCGGCGGTGATAGAGGAAGAGGGGCACCCCGGTGCCGTCACAGGAGATGTCCTCGATCTCTTCGTCTTTCATCAGCCCGTCGATCCTGGACCAGCCAAGGAAGGTGCGCATGAGATAGTACTCGATCCGCCGCCGGGCATCAAGGCCAGGGTCAAGCCCGTACTCCTGCAGGAGGGCGTCGGCCCTGGTCATCAGGACCTGCCGGCGGTCTCCTCCGAGATCGTCGTCAGAGAGGACCAGGACGTCGCGCAGGTCTTCGTGGAGGCGTTCGAGGAGTTCGTGTTCAAGGGGGGTGAGGGGGGGTTCGAGGAGATGGTATTCTGGCTGCCCGGTGTGGGTGTCCCTGAGGATGCAGACGAGTGCCCGTCCTGCTTCCACCCAGTAGCGGTCGATGAGTTCGTAGCCGTCAGGCACGAGGTCGGCGACCAGGGGAGGCTCGGTCTCGGGGTCGTATTTGGCAGGGACAGGGGGCGTATCTGGCCGCCGCCCTATGAAGGGGAGATGCATGGTGAGGTTCCTGTCTGGAGGATTGATCAGATCAGGTATTTATCTGTATTTATCCAGTCCACACGATCTGCTAAGGATTTATATCCCCCCCACCATAATATGTTGAGAACTGATGTGGAGACGAACAGACCTCAAGATCCCCACCGGCATCCCCTCCCTCGACCCGGTGCTGGAAGGCGGGGTTCCGTCTGGTTCGATGGTCCTTCTTCTTGGCGATATCGGATCAGGGATGGCCGATTTTCTCAGGACATCTGCAATTTCTCTTGCAAAAGAGAAGACAGACCACAGGGACGGGGATGAAACAGGGTTCACCGGCGAGGTGGTGTACATCACGGTCACCAGAGTCAAGGACGATATCCTTGGAGAGGTGGCCCTCTCGGTGAGCCCTGAGGTCTATCCCATCATCGAGGAGGGGGTGCGGTTCGAAGACCTCTCTGAGATCTATTTCGACTCCAGCATCGTCCCGATCGAGTGGTATTCGGACGACGCCGACCTCCTGGCCAGGATGCACCAGCGCTCCCGGCGCGACGATATCCTCCCCAGTCTTGCGGCCCTCCTCTCCGAGACCGCACCACAGAGCGTGATCATCGTCGACTCCCTCACCGAACTGGCCACCATGGCCGACACCCCGGACCACTGGCGGGCGTTCACCGGGTTCCTCCACGGGCTCCAGCGGGTCGCAAAGCGGTGGGGTTCGGTCATCTACCTGCCCCTGGCGCATGGCGTGCTCGCAAGGCCGCACGAACTCGAGGTGATGGACTCGGCAGACGCTGTCATCCTCTTCCAGTGGGAGGAGTTGCAGGGGATGCGGAGGCAGAGGACCATGTATGTCCAGAAGTTCAGGGGCGTGATGCCGCACCTGGAGGAGCGCGACCTGGTCAAGTTTGCCGTGCGGATCACCCCTGGAAACGGGTTCGAGGTCTCCAATATCAGGGTGGTCGTATGAACGGAGGGCCCCCGCGGGTGCGGTTCGGGATCGGCGGGCTTGACCGGATGCTCTGCGGCGGCCTGCTCAAAAAAAGTATCTGCACGATCATCGGCACCTACGGTACCGGAAAAACGACATTTTCCCTCTATTTTACCCATGAAGGTCTGAAAAACGGCGAGAAGGTCATCTTCATCTCCCTGGACGAGCGCGAGGAGATGCTCTACCAGGACATGGCGCAGAAAGGCTGGGATGTCGAGACGGTCAGGAACACCTCGCTCTTTGTGATCAAACTCGACCCCACCGATTTCACGCTCTCGATCAACCATCTCAAGAACGAACTCCCGCAGTTGATCCAGAAGGTCGGTGCCAGCAGGGTGGTCATCGATCCCATCTCCCTTTTCGAGGGGCTTTTTTCCGACGAAGCGGCACGGAGAAAGGAACTCTTCAGGTTCATCGAGATCATGCGGGACGAGGAGTGCACCCTCATCCTCACTTCAGAGACAAAAGAGAACAGTTCTTACGCAAGCAAATACGCCCTTGTCGAGTACATGGCCGACACCGTCATCCTCCTCAGATATGTCAGGCCCACCAAACTTGCCGAGGTCCACCCGGCCGTCGAGGTTGCAAAGATGCGGGGATCTGATCATTCCAGGGGCATCAAGCCGTACGAACTCCTCAAAGACCAGGTACAGGTCTACTTTGAGGCAAATGTCTTCTGAAAGGGCTTTGTAGAAACCCTCACTTCCTCTCGGTGCAAGGGTGACTCAATCGCCTTCCCACACAATCACGCCGGGGGCGCGGCTCCCCCGGACCCCCAGGATCACGATGGATCCGGGAAGGCACACACAATGACCATGAAGAGGGGATTGCCGTCCACGACCTATCGTGTGGCGGGGGGTTCGGGGGGCGGCCAGCCCCCCGGCGAAGAGAACCATCAAGAGGGTTTCTACAGAGCCTCTGAAAGAAATATTCTGTTTTGGGTTCAAACTCTCGGCTTTATAGAAATCCTCCAGACGGTCATCTCATGCGGGGGGCGTGCCACCTCCCCCCGTCCTGGGGTCCGCGAGCATTGAGGAAGGCGGTCGAGTCACGCGTGCACCTCGAAGAGGCGAGGGGTTACCATGAACATGATCCTGAAAATCGCCTCTCTGGGTTTCCACAATGGTTTGAATCCACCAAACATCTCCCGAATGATCAGGCCTCTGCCTTCCTGTTCCCATCGCCATCCAGGGGGTCAGGAGGCTATGGGAAGACATGATGATCCGACGTGCCGCCCAATCGTAGAGTCTTCTTCACCGCCGTCTCGCCCCAGGGGGTGCACCCTTTGGACCGCCCAGGATAGAAAAGAGGTGGGGGCGGCGAGTGAACACGATCCTCACCTGCCCTTCAGGCCTGGAGGTCATCCCAAAACTCTCCTGAGTTCCCCCTCTGCCAGAGATAAAGAAAGATGATGGTGTCAAACTCTCCTCCCTTCATAGCGTGAACCTCCATTCATCGCCTTCTTGTATCTTTTCACCGGGTGTTCTGCCGCCTGACCTCTATCTTCGTCGTGGAGGGTTCCAGGGGGCCTTCCCCGGCGAAAAAAACCAGGAGAAGATCCTTTAGTCTCTATGTGGGGAGGCACGTCGATCGGTCTGCCTTCCCACGCCACCGCGCCGGGGGTGCTACCCCCGGACCCCCGGGAAGGAGATAGGAGCGGGAAGGCACATGTGATGATCAGAAGAAGGAATTATCGTCCTCCCCCCTCTCTTCTGAGGGGGACCGCGGGGCGGCACGCCACCCGCCGGAAGATCTGCGCTCAGAATTTCTGGAATGAAAGGTTTTGATCCAGACGAAGATTCATGTCAGGGATACTTTTGAGATATGCTCTTGAAAAAGAAAGACCACGTGACAAGAAATTTTCATCCCATATGCGTAAACCATCGGGTCATGCCAAGATTCTTCAGAGCCCAAAAAAACCAAAAAAAAGAAAACGTCCTCAGACGGTGATCCCGACCAGGTCGAGGATGACCAGGAGGACCACCCCGACCACCCCGCCAAGGGCGCAGATGATCACCGAGGCCCAGTTGATCGGGATGGCGGTGCCGCCGATATAACTCATCAGGTCGAAGAAGTTGATGAGATAGAGGATCACAAGTCCTGCTGCGGCGTTGATCACCAGTTTCATCCCCTCCTTGACGAGGTAGTAGAGGACTGCGGCGACCACGATCATCAGGACGATCAATATGATTGTCTCGATCATCTCATCTACCAATTAGATGCTGGCCACTTAACCTTACCGCCGGCAGGACGGCGCCGCCGACCGAGCGCTCCTCTCTGCCGAGGGCAGCGACCTCGCCAAGGAGGGCGAAGACGTTTCCGGCATACATCGCCCCTTTCACCGGGGCGACATACTCCCCGCCCTCCACGATGAAGGGGTTGGAGAGTTCGACCGAGAAGTCGCCGGTAAGCGGGTTGGCGGTATGCGCCCCGACGACGTCGTGGACATAGACCGCACGCTCGTCATCGACACTGTCCCTGGGACCGTCGACGACCAGAGTATGGACCCCGATGGCAGGCGCCCCGCCCGCACCCCCGCGGACCGCCGAACCCGTGCTCTCGGCCCCATAGCGGTAGGCGGTCCTGAGGTCGTAGGCATACTGCTGCAACTCGCCGTGATCGAAGAAGGTGAGTTTCCTGGCAGGCATCCCCTCGGCATCGAACTGCGTGCTCGAAAGCCCGCGGTCAAGAGGATTGTCGTGGACCGAGATCTCCTCGCCGATACAGACCTCGCCGAGTTTCCCGGCAAGCCAGGACCGCCCGGCATGGACATTCCGTCCAGAGAGAGCCGGTTCCAGGACATAGCCCAGGAGCTGGGCGAAGGCGACCGGGGAGAGGACCAGATCATAGTCGCCGGTCTCGATCTCCTCGCCGCCGCCGCTCTGCTCGGCAAAGAAGGCCGCCTCCCTGCCGACACGGACCGGGTCGATCTCGCCGGCAAAACAGGAGGCGTCGAACTCGTAGCCGGTCGACTGCCCGTGGATACATTCCAGCGAACACCCTGCGCTGGTCCGCGCCTGCTCGTAGCGCACCCCCGCGGTGTTGGCGATCACGACCTTGCCGCGGCTGACCGAGGCCCCGCCCCCGGTCACCGCCGCGTCATGCTCTTCCACGCCGTCAAGCATCTCTTCAAGGATCTTCCGGCACCATGCCGGGTCAAGCGAGAGCGAGGGGTCGAAGATCGCCGGGGCGTCGGGCAGGGCCGCCGGTGCAGGAAGGCCCTTCCATTCCTGCGGGTGGGCAAGGTTCGCACTCGCCAGAGCGGCGTCGACACAGCGGCGCCACTCATCCCTGCTGCTCGTCGCCGAGACCCCGATCCGGCCATGATCGATGACCCGGATCCCGATCCCGAACGCCTCAGACCCGCCGGCATTTTCTACCTGCTTCTTCTTCAGATCGGTGGAGACCGACTCGCCCTCTGCGACATAGACCTCCACCTCTTCTGCCCGCGTACGCCCGTACTTCAGGATCTCTTCAATCAGTGCCATTGCCACCCACCATCGCGTTTTCAAGGAAGACATGAGGCGAACCGTCGCTGACCGGGACGCTCTGCCCGCCCTTACCGCAGTAACCCTGGCTCATCGTGCGGTCGTTGCCGATGAGGGCAATCGCATGGAGCGTGCCCAGGATCTCGCCTGAGAGCGAGACGTCCCGTACCATCGCCCCGAGTTCGCCGCCCTCGATCAGGTAGCCGTACTCGGCATTGAACTGAAAGACCCCGCGGCCAGGATCGACCTGCCCGCCACGGGAACCCTTGAGGAGGATCCCGTCCTGACACTCGGCGACGACCTCGTCGTACGAGGCGTCCCCCTCCTCGATGAACGTGTTGCTCATCCGCACCAGGGGCAGGTCGCCGGCACTGGCCCGTGCATGCCCGGCGACGCCGTTGCCGACCGCCGCCAGGGTCTGGCGCGAGTGCATGAAGGCATTCACCCGCCCGTCCTTGATCAGTTCGGTCCGTCCGACGGCCACCCCTTCGGCGTCCACCGGTTCGAACCCGAACTCAGGGAGCGTGGGGTCGTCGACGATGGTGAGACCTGCGGCGCCGATACGCTCGCCGGTCCGCCCGGCCAGCACCGAGGAGCCCTCCTGGACCAGGTCGCCCTCGCTTGCATGCCCGATCGCCTCGTGAGCAAAGACCCCGGCAAGTTCTGGGTCGAGGACCGCCCGCATCCTCCCGCCCTTCGCCGCCTTCGCGTCGAGGAGGGCAGAGGCGGTATCTGCCGCCTTCGCCCCCATCTCCTGGCGGTGGCGGAGGTTGAACCCAAGGATCGTATACTCGCTCTCGCGCCCCATCTGCATCTCGCCGTTCCTGGCGGCGACCGCCGTCACCGAGAACCCGCAACGCGGGACTTCGTAGACACACTCGGTCCCTGACGAGTCGAAGAACCGCACTCCCTCGATCAACTCGGCATACCGGGCGCGGGTGTTCACGACCCCTGGCCGGTGAGCGGCGGCCTCGATCGCGGCAAGGGCCCCGGTCTTCTCCTCAAGGGAGATCTCCCGCGGGTCCTCGACGACGCCCGGCACGGCACGCACCTCGCGGGGCGCCGGGGCAAGGTCGACCTCCTCACCGGTGAGCATGGCGAGACGCACCCCCTTCTCAAGGAGGGGTTCGAGCGGGGCCTCAGGGTCAAAATTGTCCAGGGTCAGGACGCCCCAGCCCTTCGGGCCGAGCACCCTGACCACTGCATGGTCGAAAAAACTGGTCCCCGCCGATTCCACGACCCCGTTATCGATGTCCACATGGGTGGAGGAACCGTGGACGTGGCGGACATCATAGTACCGGACCTGTTCCATCATATCACGCCGCCGTCTGCTGGCCGCCGATCCCTGACGCCGACTCAAGCGCCTTCTTCACCGGCCTGGCGGCAAGTCTCTTGAGTTTGTCCAGGAAGAGTTCGCGGTTCTGCGGGACCAGCGCCACCTCGAGCACCTCCTCGATATGATCGACCGGGATGACCTCGACCATCTCACGATACTTCTCCTCGATGAGGACATCGTCGAGGTTGCTCTTCGGGATGATCACCGTCTTGATCCCGGCCTTGGCCGCCGCCTCGATCTTGTAGGTGACCCCGCCGATGGGCAGGACGTCGCCGCGGACCGAGAGCGACCCGGTCATCGCCACATCCTGCCTGACCGGGATCCCCTCGATCGCGCTGATCACTGCGGTCGTCACCGAGACCGAAGCCGAGTCGCCCTCCACCCCGCCGTAGGTTCCGATGAACTGGACATGGATGTCCATGTTCTTGATGTCCTTGCCGGTGAACTTCTTGAAGACCGCAGAGACGTTCTTGATCGACTCCTGAGCGATCTCCTGGAGCTGCCCGGTCGCGATGATCCCGCCGGTCGCCCCCTGGGTCGGGGTGACCTCGGCCATGATCGGGAGGACCGAACCGGAGTCAGACCCCATCACCGCAAGCCCGTTCACCCGTCCGACCTGGGTGCCGCTCACGACCGTCAGGTCGTACTCGCGGCTGCGCTGGATGTACTCGTCGGTGATCTGCTGCTCGATCGAGCGGGCCGACCCCTTGGCCCTGAGCACATGCTCGGCCGTGGTCATCTCGGCCCCGTCCTGCCTGGCGATGTCGCCGGCCACACGGATGAGCCCGCCCATGTCACGGAGCTTGAGGGTCAGGTGCCCCTTCCGGTTGGACCGGCGCTGGGCCTCCCTGATCACCTCTTCGATGGCCGTGCGGTCGAAGTGCGGGATCTTCCCGTCGTTCTTGACCTCCTGGGCGACAAACCTGACAAACTTCTTCCTGTTCTCAGGAGTGTCGGGCATCGTGTCCTGCATATAGACCTCATACCCGTAGCCACGGATCCTGGACCGCAGGGCCGGGTGCATCCCCTTGATGGCGTCCAGGTTGCCGGCCGCGATCATGATGAAGTGGCAGGGCACGTCCTCGGTCCTGACCATCGCCCCGCTGGAGCGTTCAGACTGGCCGGTGATCGAGAATTTCCCTTCCTGCAGGGCGGTCAGGAGGTTCTGCTGCGAGTGCGGGGTGAGAGTGTTGATCTCGTCGATGAAGAGC
This window encodes:
- a CDS encoding ATPase, T2SS/T4P/T4SS family, encoding MHLPFIGRRPDTPPVPAKYDPETEPPLVADLVPDGYELIDRYWVEAGRALVCILRDTHTGQPEYHLLEPPLTPLEHELLERLHEDLRDVLVLSDDDLGGDRRQVLMTRADALLQEYGLDPGLDARRRIEYYLMRTFLGWSRIDGLMKDEEIEDISCDGTGVPLFLYHRRYRNIRTNLLFSEHELDSLAIALAQRSGKHVSIGSPVVDATLPDGSRLQLTFGRDVSTRGTSFTIRKFRPAPFTPVELLRLGTFSAEELAYFWLAIEHNKSLLFIGGTASGKTSSLNAVSHFIPPRAKVVSIEDTREITLHHENWVASVTRDTLSGDGGEAISMFDLLKAAMRQRPEYLLVGEVRGREAQTLFQAMNTGHTTFSTLHAGSIDAAIHRLENAPLSVPRSTIQALDIASLQALIHQGTERVRRCQEIVEIAAVDPGTGNLQVNTVFEYDPVRDQMHYTGRSLVYARIRESRGWTRDHLDEEVRVRVRVLEAMEAAGITDSGAVSQVFDAFATCREGVLENLEAGNLSGLLR
- a CDS encoding RAD55 family ATPase produces the protein MWRRTDLKIPTGIPSLDPVLEGGVPSGSMVLLLGDIGSGMADFLRTSAISLAKEKTDHRDGDETGFTGEVVYITVTRVKDDILGEVALSVSPEVYPIIEEGVRFEDLSEIYFDSSIVPIEWYSDDADLLARMHQRSRRDDILPSLAALLSETAPQSVIIVDSLTELATMADTPDHWRAFTGFLHGLQRVAKRWGSVIYLPLAHGVLARPHELEVMDSADAVILFQWEELQGMRRQRTMYVQKFRGVMPHLEERDLVKFAVRITPGNGFEVSNIRVVV
- a CDS encoding KaiC domain-containing protein; protein product: MNGGPPRVRFGIGGLDRMLCGGLLKKSICTIIGTYGTGKTTFSLYFTHEGLKNGEKVIFISLDEREEMLYQDMAQKGWDVETVRNTSLFVIKLDPTDFTLSINHLKNELPQLIQKVGASRVVIDPISLFEGLFSDEAARRKELFRFIEIMRDEECTLILTSETKENSSYASKYALVEYMADTVILLRYVRPTKLAEVHPAVEVAKMRGSDHSRGIKPYELLKDQVQVYFEANVF
- a CDS encoding pro-sigmaK processing inhibitor BofA family protein, with amino-acid sequence MIETIILIVLMIVVAAVLYYLVKEGMKLVINAAAGLVILYLINFFDLMSYIGGTAIPINWASVIICALGGVVGVVLLVILDLVGITV
- a CDS encoding TldD/PmbA family protein is translated as MALIEEILKYGRTRAEEVEVYVAEGESVSTDLKKKQVENAGGSEAFGIGIRVIDHGRIGVSATSSRDEWRRCVDAALASANLAHPQEWKGLPAPAALPDAPAIFDPSLSLDPAWCRKILEEMLDGVEEHDAAVTGGGASVSRGKVVIANTAGVRYEQARTSAGCSLECIHGQSTGYEFDASCFAGEIDPVRVGREAAFFAEQSGGGEEIETGDYDLVLSPVAFAQLLGYVLEPALSGRNVHAGRSWLAGKLGEVCIGEEISVHDNPLDRGLSSTQFDAEGMPARKLTFFDHGELQQYAYDLRTAYRYGAESTGSAVRGGAGGAPAIGVHTLVVDGPRDSVDDERAVYVHDVVGAHTANPLTGDFSVELSNPFIVEGGEYVAPVKGAMYAGNVFALLGEVAALGREERSVGGAVLPAVRLSGQHLIGR
- a CDS encoding TldD/PmbA family protein encodes the protein MEQVRYYDVRHVHGSSTHVDIDNGVVESAGTSFFDHAVVRVLGPKGWGVLTLDNFDPEAPLEPLLEKGVRLAMLTGEEVDLAPAPREVRAVPGVVEDPREISLEEKTGALAAIEAAAHRPGVVNTRARYAELIEGVRFFDSSGTECVYEVPRCGFSVTAVAARNGEMQMGRESEYTILGFNLRHRQEMGAKAADTASALLDAKAAKGGRMRAVLDPELAGVFAHEAIGHASEGDLVQEGSSVLAGRTGERIGAAGLTIVDDPTLPEFGFEPVDAEGVAVGRTELIKDGRVNAFMHSRQTLAAVGNGVAGHARASAGDLPLVRMSNTFIEEGDASYDEVVAECQDGILLKGSRGGQVDPGRGVFQFNAEYGYLIEGGELGAMVRDVSLSGEILGTLHAIALIGNDRTMSQGYCGKGGQSVPVSDGSPHVFLENAMVGGNGTD
- the lonB gene encoding ATP-dependent protease LonB — translated: MEKTVSDNLEKNADEDLLFSTEISDSSEVEVPSRLIDQVIGQENAVEVIKKAATQRRHVMMLGTPGTGKSMLAKAMAELLPKEELKDVLVYPNVEDSNNPVIRTVAAGRGKQIVAAHKAEAAKRKQMRNTLMMLLVFGILGYSLITGQWLMGIIASAFLFMALQYMRPREEMMVPKLLVSNEANAIAPFIDATGSHAGALLGDVRHDPFQSGGLETPSHDRVEAGAIHKANGGVLFIDEINTLTPHSQQNLLTALQEGKFSITGQSERSSGAMVRTEDVPCHFIMIAAGNLDAIKGMHPALRSRIRGYGYEVYMQDTMPDTPENRKKFVRFVAQEVKNDGKIPHFDRTAIEEVIREAQRRSNRKGHLTLKLRDMGGLIRVAGDIARQDGAEMTTAEHVLRAKGSARSIEQQITDEYIQRSREYDLTVVSGTQVGRVNGLAVMGSDSGSVLPIMAEVTPTQGATGGIIATGQLQEIAQESIKNVSAVFKKFTGKDIKNMDIHVQFIGTYGGVEGDSASVSVTTAVISAIEGIPVRQDVAMTGSLSVRGDVLPIGGVTYKIEAAAKAGIKTVIIPKSNLDDVLIEEKYREMVEVIPVDHIEEVLEVALVPQNRELFLDKLKRLAARPVKKALESASGIGGQQTAA